GATGTAGCCGCTCGCCACGTTCTTGATCAGCACGACCAGCCCCGCGCCGACAATGGGCCCGAGCAGCGTGGCCGAGCCGCCCGCGATCACCATCAGGAGCGCCTCCGCGGAGGCGGTGAGGGCCACCGCCTGCGGGCTCACGAACTGGTTGTAGTAGAGATAGAGCAGTCCGGCCACGCCACTCCAGAAGGCCGAGAAGAGAAAGGCGAGAAAACGGATCATCCAGACGTGGTAGCCAAGCGCGTTCATGCGCCGCGGCTGATCGCGGGTGCCGCGCACGCTCGCCCCGAACGGCGAGGCGACGAAGATAGCCATGGAGATGACGGCGATCACGAACACAATGAGGGTCGCCCAGTAGAAGCGCGCGGGCGTGGTCAGCGACAGCCCGAGCGGGCTCGGGCGGCCGGTGATGGAGATGCCGTTGTCGCCGTTGGTGAGGCTGATCCAGCGATAGGCGACCCCCCAGACGATCTGGCCGAGAGCCACCGTGATCATGACGAAGCCGAGCCCGGTGCCGCGCAGGGCCAGCACGGCGAAGATCGCGGCGGCCACGAGCGTCACCAAGAGGGCGCCGGTGGCCACCGTGACGTGGCCATAGCCGGCATTCATGATCTTCGCAGCGGCGTAGGCGGCGATGCCGAAAAGCCCCGCGTGGCCGAGCGTGACGAGCCCGGCATGGCCGACCAGCACGTTCACGCCGAGCGCGAGGATCGCGTAGAAGAGGATCTGGCTCGCGATATTGACGTAGAAGGTGCCGCCGACCCAGAGGGGAACCGCCGCGAGGATGGCGAGGGCGG
The sequence above is drawn from the Candidatus Methylomirabilota bacterium genome and encodes:
- a CDS encoding branched-chain amino acid ABC transporter permease, whose product is MRRLASTAALAILAAVPLWVGGTFYVNIASQILFYAILALGVNVLVGHAGLVTLGHAGLFGIAAYAAAKIMNAGYGHVTVATGALLVTLVAAAIFAVLALRGTGLGFVMITVALGQIVWGVAYRWISLTNGDNGISITGRPSPLGLSLTTPARFYWATLIVFVIAVISMAIFVASPFGASVRGTRDQPRRMNALGYHVWMIRFLAFLFSAFWSGVAGLLYLYYNQFVSPQAVALTASAEALLMVIAGGSATLLGPIVGAGLVVLIKNVASGYIERWNFVLGAIFVAIVVFMPEGLVPGVARLARRVRGR